The Zalophus californianus isolate mZalCal1 chromosome X, mZalCal1.pri.v2, whole genome shotgun sequence genome window below encodes:
- the CCDC160 gene encoding coiled-coil domain-containing protein 160, with protein sequence MDARRKHWKENMFAPFFSAQDVLDEASQPESSSEQMTLDKASRIEGIYNLSSRKFQEENKFKRKEFISQLNEKEQEPKLRERKINISKNEADTNSVSCDSSNLDVVTEESFNSTEDHSTWSTKELPILPRPDIKKKFTDGMSPKLRLNLLNEELEELNMKCRKIEEEFENAEKELLNSKKEVSAKPLKFQETGAETSKKDWELQALRNDLSEKATNVQNLTEELQQAKELIHRLSLENRDLKEAVRKLKRQTEIGNALLKEEMKLYYELEMEKVRGELDAIKNELRAEKTLQARNNRALELLRKHFASVTSSSTLDSLTEDFF encoded by the coding sequence ATGGACGctagaagaaaacactggaaggAGAATATGTTTGCTCCTTTCTTTAGTGCACAGGATGTTCTAGATGAGGCTTCTCAACCTGAATCTTCTTCTGAACAAATGACTTTAGATAAGGCCAGTAGAATAGAAGGAATTTATAATTTGTCTAGTAGAaagtttcaagaagaaaataaatttaagaggaaagaatttatttctcaactaaatgaaaaagaacaagaaccaaagttaagagagagaaagataaacatttcaaaaaacgAAGCAGACACAAATTCTGTCTCCTGTGACTCATCTAATTTGGATGTGGTGACCGAAGAAAGCTTTAACAGCACAGAAGACCATTCTACCTGGAGTACAAAGGAATTACCAATCCTACCACGACCAgacataaagaagaaatttacCGACGGAATGTCTCCAAAACTTCGCCTGAATCTTTTGAATGAAGAACTGGAAGAACTTAACATGAAATGcaggaaaatagaagaggaatttgaaaatgctgaaaaagaactTTTGAACTCCAAAAAAGAAGTCTCCGCAAAACCCCTCAAGTTTCAGGAAACAGGGGCAGAAACTTCGAAGAAAGACTGGGAGCTTCAAGCTTTAAGAAATGACCTATCCGAGAAAGCGACAAACGTCCAGAACCTAACCGAAGAGCTCCAGCAAGCCAAAGAACTCATCCACAGGCTGAGCCTAGAGAACCGAGATTTAAAAGAGGCTGTTAGGAAACTCAAGCGTCAGACAGAGATTGGAAACGCACTCCTGAAGGAAGAGATGAAACTGTATTATGAGCTAGAGATGGAAAAGGTCCGCGGGGAGCTGGACGCCATCAAGAACGAGCTGAGAGCCGAGAAGACCCTGCAAGCAAGAAATAACAGGGCCCTGGAGTTGCTTAGGAAACACTTTGCTTCCGTGACGTCATCAAGCACCCTGGACAGCTTGAcggaggattttttttaa